The Oryctolagus cuniculus chromosome 5, mOryCun1.1, whole genome shotgun sequence genome includes a region encoding these proteins:
- the LOC100342301 gene encoding large ribosomal subunit protein uL24-like, whose amino-acid sequence MKFNPFVTSDGSKNQKRHFNAPSHIRRKIMSSPLSKELRQKYNERSMPIRKDDEVQIVRGHYKGEKIGKVVQIYRKKYIIYIEQVQREKASGTFHVGIHPSKVVITRLKLDEDHKKILEQKAKSRQVGKVKNKYKEETIEKTQE is encoded by the coding sequence ATGAAGTTCAATCCCTTTGTGACTTCTGATGGGAGCAAGAACCAGAAAAGGCATTTCAATGCCCCTTCCCATATTCGCCGGAAGATTATGTCTTCTCCCCTTTCCAAAGAGCTGAGACAGAAGTACAATGAGCGATCTATGCCTATCCGAAAGGATGATGAAGTGCAAATTGTGCGAGGACACTACAAGGGTGAGAAAATCGGCAAAGTAGTCCAGATTTACAGGAAGAAATACATCATCTACATTGAACAGGTGCAGCGAGAAAAGGCCAGTGGCACATTCCATGTGGGCATTCACCCCAGCAAGGTGGTTATCACTAGGCTAAAACTGGACGAAGACCACAAAAAGATCCTGGAACAGAAAGCCAAGTCTCGTCAAGTAGGAAAGGTGAAGAACAAATACAAGGAAGAAACGATTGAGAAGACGcaagaataa